A window of the Henckelia pumila isolate YLH828 chromosome 3, ASM3356847v2, whole genome shotgun sequence genome harbors these coding sequences:
- the LOC140889932 gene encoding uncharacterized protein, which produces MATNANLSLRQLGTPDLNQQPLCITFPTLEANATFELKSELIHLLPAFHGLAGEDPHKHLMEFHVVHMSMQPHGVTEEQIQLRAFPFSLKNAAKDWLYYLPPGSITTWIEMKRIFLEKYFSASRAANIRKEIYGIKQYTGESLHEYWERFKKLCASCPQHQISENILIQYFYEGNGQTMKGCGICNAMGHATEMCPTLQEELVEHVNATGGFPGPPQRKYDPYSKTYNPSWKDHPNPRYGKPSVNQPAPHVQQNNQAYRPPYPPQPQRLKFQRLTVVNPKENVSAITLRSGKKLKVNEEVVKKPVQNNNEKESKVEEDETIQEAPRGKFPPFSEYKPVAPFPFALKESRKDEGIKGLYEVFRRCERKQKLKGCQKVELGEQVCAVIQRKVPTKCKDPDLGASINVMPYSVYVSLNLGPLTETAIVIQMADRSTIYPSIDVAKDPNVNVMALYDMIKSTEKDIWEGNPHRHTLLSVLARKLLCNQETHQGFGTLGRED; this is translated from the exons ATGGCTACCAACGCGAATCTTAGCctgagacaattgggcactcccgATCTGAACCAGcagcccttatgcattactttcccTACTTTAGAagctaatgctacttttgaattaaaatctgaGCTAATACATTTGttacctgcttttcatggtcttgcaggtgaggaccccCATAAGcatttgatggaattccatgtggtgcACATGAGCATGCAACCCCATGGAGTAACAGAAGAGCAAATCCAGCTGAGAGCCTTTCCGTTTTCATTAAAGAATGCCGCGAAGGATTGGTTATACTATCTACCTCCTGGGTCCATCACCACCTGGATAGAAATGAAGAGGATATTTCTAGAGAAGTACTTTTCGGCGTCTAGAGCGGCAAATATAAGGAAGGAGATCTATGGCATTAAGCAGTATACAGGAGAGTCACTTCACGAGTATTGGGAGCGGTttaagaagctttgtgctagctgtccgcaacatcagataagtgaaaatatcTTAATCCAATATttttatgaag ggaatggacaaactaTGAAAGGTTGTGGAATTTGCAATGCAATGGGACACGCTACTGAAatgtgtcctacacttcaagaggaGTTGGTCGAACATGTGAACGCTACTGGTGGATTTCCTGGACCTCCACAACGGAAGTATGATCCATACTCTAAAACATACAATCCtagttggaaggatcatccgaACCCCAGATATGGAAAGCCTTCGGTGAATCAGCCTGCACCTCATGTGCAGCAGAAtaatcaagcttataggccaccgtatcctccACAGCCACAACGCCTCAAGTTCCAACGCCTG ACAGTGGTGAATCCGAAGGAGAATGTGAGTGCAATCaccttgaggagtggaaagAAGTTGAAGGTTAATGAAGAAGTGGTGAAAAAACCAGTACAAAATAACAATGAGAAGGAATCCAAGGTAGAGGAGGACGAAACAATTCAAGAAGCACCAAGAGGTAAGTTCCCTCCTTTTTCTGAGTATAAACctgtagccccttttccctttGCATTGAAAGAATCTAGGAAGGATGAAGGAATTAAGGGGTTGTATGAagtttttcgtagatgtgag AGAAAACAAAAGTTAAAGGGGTGTCAGAAAGTTGAACTAGGAGAACAGGTTTGTGCCGTAATTCAAAGAAAGGTACCCacaaaatgcaaggacccag atttaggagcatcgattaatgtCATGCCGTACTCTGTTTATGTTTCTTTAAATCTTGGGCCTTTGACTGAAACTGCAATCGTTATCCAAatggctgatagatctactaTTTATCCCAGCATTGACGTAGCCAAGGATCCTAACGTCAACGTCATGGCTCTGTATGACATGATCAAATCGACGGAGAAGGATATTTGGGAAGGGAATCCACACAGACATACCTTGTTGTCTGTTCTAGCAAG AAAGCTTCTATGCAACCAAGAAACTCATCAAGGATTTGGGACTCTCGGTCGAGAAGATTGA